The stretch of DNA TTGACATATTAACTGCTGGTTATTTATCAATAGATCCTTCAAATTCTTCAGAATTTTTAGACTCAATTGGAATGAAATATTTATTAGAAGAAGTTCAAAGCAATTATGATATAGCACTTATAGATTCACCATCATTACTATCAACAGCAGATGCAGCAGTTTTATCAACTATTACAGATAGTACAATTTTAATATGTGAATCAAATAAAACAAAAATTAATAAGTTATTAGAGAGTAAACAAATATTAGAAAAATTGAATATTAATATTTTAGGAGTTGTATTAAATAAAAACACCATATATTAATATATGGTGTTTTTATTTAATACAAAGAAATGCATAAATAATTATAATTATGGATATAAATAAATTGGGAGGTGTTTTAAAATGGAAAGACATCAACATGAAAAAGAAGAAGTAAATATGTTAAGATGTGGAATGAGCAGATCTTATGATAAAGAAAACCAACTGAGATGTGGAGTGAGTAGAACATATGAAAGTGAATATAGACCAAGATGTGGAAGAGCAAGAGAATATGTAGACACTACACAGGGAAATCTTAAATAAATTAAACCATTAGACTTTTAAAAGTCTAATGGTTATTTTTTAAAAAGTTATTGACATATGTCGCAAATGTAGTATAATTATTTTATAGATGACATATGTCAATAATGAATGGAGGTGAATTATTTGCCACGTCCTAAAAAAAGAAGGAGAGTGTGCTCGCTGCCAGAAAACAAAAGATTTGGACCTATGGGCATAGGGAGAATTGTTAAAGAAGTTATAATTATGTCAGTAGATGAGTATGAAACTATAAGATTAATTGATTTAAATAATTTTACACAAAAAGAATGCTCAGAACAAATGGATATAGCTCGTACTACTGTTCAAGGAATATATGATAAAGCTAGAAAAAAACTTGCTGATTCTTTAATTAATGGAAAAGTAATAGTTATTGAAGGTGGAAATTATAATCTTTGTATAAATTCTAATAAGCCTTGTGGGAAAGGTTGTAGAAAACGAGAGTTAATTAATAAAAAAGAAGGAGATGTGTGAATATGAAAATAGCAATGCCAGTAAGCGAAAAATCTATAGATAGTTATATTAATAATACTTTTGGACGTGCAAATTATTTTTTGATATATGATACTGAAAGTGAATCTAGTGTTTTTATAGATAATACAGCAGCAGCAAGTCAAGGTGGAGCTGGTATAAGCGCAGCTCAAATATTAGTAGATCAAAATATTGATTCTTTAATAACTCCAAGATGTGGTAAAAATTCAGCTGAAGTATTTGAAAATTCTAATATAAAACTATATAGATCCATTGCAGGGGCTATAAAAGAAAATATAGAGTTATTAAAAGAAGGTAAATTAAATGAATTAACAGAAATACATGCTGGTTTTCATGGGGTTGGAAGAAATAATAATAGAGGTAGAGGAAGAAGATAATGAATATAGCAGTATTAAGTGGTAAAGGTGGTACTGGCAAAACATTCATATCTGTAAATTTATCTGAAGTAGCTGGCAATTCAACATATATTGATTGTGATGTAGAAGAACCCAATGGCCATTTGTTTTTTAAACCTACTAATATAACTAGAAATAGTATATATGTAAATATTCCAGAAGTAGATAATAATATTTGTACTGGATGTAAAAAATGTGTGGGGTTTTGCAAATTTAATGCATTAGCATATACTAATAAAGTTTTAGTATTTGAAGATGTATGCCATTCTTGTGGAGGCTGTTCTATTATTTGTCCAGCTAATGCCATAACTGAAAAGAAAAAAGAAATAGGGATAGTAGAAAAAGGCATTTCAAATAACGTAAGTGTAATATCTGGAATTATGAATATTGGTGAAGTATCTGGTGTGCCTATTATTAAAGAATCTTTAAAATATATTGATAATAATAATTATAATATCATAGATTGTCCACCAGGAAGTTCATGTATAGTTATGGATAGTATAAAAGATGCTGATTATTGTATATTAGTAGCAGAGCCAACTATTTTTGGATCTCATAATTTGAATATGGTATATGATTTAGTAAAATTATTTAATAAGCCTCATGGTGTAGTATTAAATAAATATACAGATAAAAATAATCCCATAGAAGAATTTTGTAATGAAAAAAATATAAATATATTAGAAAAAATATATTTTGATAAATCAATTGGAAATTTAAATTCTAATGGGGAGATTGTTTCAAGAGTAAATGATAAATATAAAGAGTTATTTTCGTCATTATTAGAAAAAGTAACTAAGGAGGTGTGGCATGCAGAAATTACTAATCCTTAGTGGTAAAGGGGGAACAGGAAAGACTACTATTGCAAGTAGTTTTGTAAAACTTTCAGAAGATAAAGTTTTTGCAGATTGTGATGTGGATGCCCCAAACTTACACCTTGTAATAGATGATTTAAGCAAATCTATTACTAAAGATTATTATGGAATGGATAAATCATATATCCATAGTGATATATGTATAAGTTGTGGAAAATGTTTCGATAATTGTAGATTTGATGCAATAGTAAAAAAAGAAGATAGTTATAAAATAGATACTTATAGTTGTGAGGGATGTGGAGTTTGTGAATTAGTTTGTCCAGTGAATGCAGCTAAATTACAACCTGATATAGCAGGAAGACTAGATCTTTATACTGAAGATAAAGTATTTTCAACAGCAGAACTTAAAATGGGAAGTGGGACTTCAGGGAAATTGGTAACCAAAGTAAAAGAGAGGTTAAATATGCCAATTACAAGAGGAAAATTAGCAATAATAGATGGTTCACCAGGAATAGGTTGTCCAGTTATTGCTTCAATAACTGGTGTAGATATGGTTTTAGTTGTAGCTGAACCTTCTATATCTGGAATAACTGATATGAAAAGAATTGTTGAAACATCATATAAATTTGGAATCAAAACTGCTATATGTATAAATAAATATGATGTTAATATTGATAAAAGTCAAGAAATTGAATATTTTTGCAAAAATAATGAAATACCTATGATAGGTAAATTACCATTTGATAGAAATGCCATTAAAGCTATAAATATTGGAAAGACTATTGTAGATATTGATTGTGAAATAGGGGAAAAAGTAAAAGATGTATTTAATCAAGCTATAAAAATATTAAACACATAAAATAGGAGGAGTTTAAATGAAAATTGCAGTAGCTAGTGAAAAAGATTTAGTAACAGAGCATTTTGGTCATTGTGAGAATTTTAATATTTATGAGGTGGAAGGAAATAATATTATTAAAAATGAATCTATAACAAATCCAGGACATAAGCCAGGATTTTTACCTAATTTTTTAAATGATTTAGGAGTTAATGTTATAATTTCAGGAGGAATGGGAGCTGGAGCTATAAATATATTTAACAATAAAAATATAGAAGTAATAACTGGAGCTCACGGTAATGCAAGAAAATTAGTAGAAAGTTATATAACTGGAGAATTAGTATCAACTGACTCAATATGTCATCAGCATATTCATCACGAAGAA from Senegalia massiliensis encodes:
- a CDS encoding DUF134 domain-containing protein; translation: MPRPKKRRRVCSLPENKRFGPMGIGRIVKEVIIMSVDEYETIRLIDLNNFTQKECSEQMDIARTTVQGIYDKARKKLADSLINGKVIVIEGGNYNLCINSNKPCGKGCRKRELINKKEGDV
- a CDS encoding NifB/NifX family molybdenum-iron cluster-binding protein — encoded protein: MKIAMPVSEKSIDSYINNTFGRANYFLIYDTESESSVFIDNTAAASQGGAGISAAQILVDQNIDSLITPRCGKNSAEVFENSNIKLYRSIAGAIKENIELLKEGKLNELTEIHAGFHGVGRNNNRGRGRR
- a CDS encoding AAA family ATPase; this translates as MNIAVLSGKGGTGKTFISVNLSEVAGNSTYIDCDVEEPNGHLFFKPTNITRNSIYVNIPEVDNNICTGCKKCVGFCKFNALAYTNKVLVFEDVCHSCGGCSIICPANAITEKKKEIGIVEKGISNNVSVISGIMNIGEVSGVPIIKESLKYIDNNNYNIIDCPPGSSCIVMDSIKDADYCILVAEPTIFGSHNLNMVYDLVKLFNKPHGVVLNKYTDKNNPIEEFCNEKNINILEKIYFDKSIGNLNSNGEIVSRVNDKYKELFSSLLEKVTKEVWHAEITNP
- a CDS encoding ATP-binding protein is translated as MQKLLILSGKGGTGKTTIASSFVKLSEDKVFADCDVDAPNLHLVIDDLSKSITKDYYGMDKSYIHSDICISCGKCFDNCRFDAIVKKEDSYKIDTYSCEGCGVCELVCPVNAAKLQPDIAGRLDLYTEDKVFSTAELKMGSGTSGKLVTKVKERLNMPITRGKLAIIDGSPGIGCPVIASITGVDMVLVVAEPSISGITDMKRIVETSYKFGIKTAICINKYDVNIDKSQEIEYFCKNNEIPMIGKLPFDRNAIKAINIGKTIVDIDCEIGEKVKDVFNQAIKILNT
- a CDS encoding NifB/NifX family molybdenum-iron cluster-binding protein: MKIAVASEKDLVTEHFGHCENFNIYEVEGNNIIKNESITNPGHKPGFLPNFLNDLGVNVIISGGMGAGAINIFNNKNIEVITGAHGNARKLVESYITGELVSTDSICHQHIHHEECNE